The Vespula vulgaris chromosome 10, iyVesVulg1.1, whole genome shotgun sequence nucleotide sequence AAGGGATATATTCTTAATGGAGCAGACCTAAAGCGATGGATTAAATGTTTTTcaacgattataaaaatattctttttttagactacttttaatgttttctttcttttttccttctttttttcatgcCTCTAAAAACATTTTGACCCATTACACATGTCACAgtcaaaagaacaaaacgttttttttcctctcgtcgagttcattcaaatttttccttctaacttcgaatataaaaaaaaagaagagaaaaagaaaaaatacgagaacTCCATTGATTTTTCGTTCCACTTCCCAGAACGCTTTCAATGGCGTACCAGCGTCAGTTATTACATGTGTTGGTACACGATGATGGGTGTTCACGAACTGGCCAACTTTGGTGAATCCTGCGACAATTTTGCCAACTGTCTCGACGAATACGGTCCAAGTAATAAGGATCCAAGGGCCGACGATGCAAAACCTTTCGCTTGCGCTCTCTACAGTTTCTGTCCAGATCACTGTTGCCCCATGAAGCACATCTGGCACATGAGAGATTGTTTCCAGTCGAAGCAGAATCCTTGCTACGCCGTGAACTTTCCAGGTACATTGAGAATCAAACaagtattcttctttttccttcagtttctccttcttttacctttttctttcattaataataaacgcgCGTACGAAtcaaatcgattaaatattaatcatccAATTCTACCAACCCTTTTGACAATGAAATCGACGAGGAATCTGACGATGTtgcgattaaagaaaaaaagaaaagaaagaatgaaagagaaaaaaaaaatatcacgttAATGTCTTTCAATTTCTTCCCATTTTCAttccatcctttttttctaagatTATCATTAAACGCTGAGATGTAAATTAACGAGAGTTATAATCGCTCACAGATAACTCGATTATCTCTTGAGGAggatttaatttctttttccgaaggatagatttagaaaaaaactaaaaaaaaaaaataaacaaaaaataaaagaataaaaaaataatagaaagaaaaaagaaaggagaaagattattttggTCAGCATTCGAAATGATTAAACCgagatttgatttttttacaGGACGCAGGGAGTGCTGGTTGGATCGTGAAAAGAATcgtgattttttttcccttaaaACGAATCAAATCAACGTTAGCTGCGAGTGTCCGGAAACAGGTTACGAGTGGTCTTCGAGATTTGGTCTATGCGTCGACGTAAACGAGTGTACCCGTGGGATTCACAATTGCACGTACGAGGACGGCGAGAGCTGCATTAATCTGCCCGGTCATTTCGACTGCATCTGCCGTTACGGTTACGTGTACAGCTTGAACAAGGGCCATTGCGTTCTGAGCATGACGATCAAAAATGCATTAAGAgtcgaaacgatcgaaccAACTGTCACGAAGAGAAGTTTACTCGATAGGATCGTCGACGTCATTGGTCCACCCTCTTTTTCTAACCCCACTTTGATCATTCCTAAGCTACGATTTAATACAGTCCTTTCTTTATCCCTTACTTTTACGACGTTTCcaacctttttttattttctcttcgattatCCGAGACTATGACCTACAGGATGacttcttaattttttaaaaatcgactTCACTGctcctttctttatctaatCCTTTAAgctaatctttttcttctttctttttctttttcgtcagGCCGTAAAACTACAAGCCTAACTGCAGTCCTGAAATATCTCGTAAAATGgtaattcaaattaattaatatttaaaatcgtcTAAAAAGTTTTCAACGATCTAAAAACTTTTGAACTCTGTATATAGAATACGATCGTGtaactttaatatttacaactctaaagaaatataacgaaaGTAGTTAAATCGTTCATCGGCGAACGAGATTAAAAACGTAAGTtaaatgtgtaaaaaaaaaaaaattagccaTGTAGATAattgtaatcattttttttacgtttttgtaaccatttttcttcctcgtcgatatcattgaatatatttattatagtacaacctatatgaataatatttttatattattacgatattattattcgttcaaataatggaacaaaaaaaattattaaaatgtttcaTCTAAAATGTTCATAATCACGATACCCAACCTATTACCTCCTATCCGTAGttcgaaatttgtttttttcaaagttcctTTTTTAATACCCTCGATGCCTCTTTGTAAcctattatttttcgaaacaaGGGCAATGTTGAAAAGCAATCTCCATATAGAAAACACATggtatagaaaatttttgatatgGTAACTAATAAACAAACCATCGCGCGAACCATCGATATAGAGGATGAACATGACTAAGgcgatagatatatgtatcatattgtttttataaataatatagatgGTGTATTTGTTTACTGctataaaagagaaagcttGCTGATTCATGGAGGgcaaaaaaaacgaaaagaaacaaaataaacaaaacaaaaaaaaaagaaaaaagattcaaacGAGCGCATGTTTCGTAATATACGTAATGATGAGTTAtagtacatttttttataatcgttattattgACCTAAGTCGCTTAGGCAATACCGATTAATAATGCAATCATTTCAAGTGTGCTcaggtatgtatgtacatatgtatctacatatgtatgtaacataCGTGAGTTTCGTAATTCGTAATAACAGAAAATTACTATTGAATACAGTACGTTTGCGTGCGTAGGTgtatttctaaataatctaTGTACACTCAAACATATTTCgtgttatctttcttttcttttttttttttgaactctATTGCATATTCATACGTTTATATCTAACGTATTAGTTAATCTAATCTAATTAGAAAGCATCATATAGGAACTCTCATCAATAAATGCAACACGTTACTTGGATAATTAAAGTTTCTCAATCAACCGAAGCCAACTTGTATAAAGTTTAACGATCGACGTGCCTCGATagataattacatatattaacgATAACGAATCGCCAAAGAGTTATATCTTAAGTAGACCATAATTAGAAGCATACCTCTCCGGTATCTTTCGGTATTGTAGATACACTACTTAAGTTAGACTTTTCGAAACTCAAGAGTCTTACCGAGTATTAAATCGAGAAGCAGCAACAAGTAGCTCGTCAGTAATACTATAGAAGTATAGAATATCGTTGCGCAATATTCGACGGTCGTTGGTCCTTCAACTTTTTACGGTTTTACACTTTCACTTGGCACGCATAATTTTACCGAGGGACATGTGATATTGCgatagaaagacaaagaaaaaattaaaactaacaaaaaaagcaaaaaaaaaatcagaaaaaatatatatgtagaggGATGCATAATTtgcacattttctttttttgtctaatTTCACTTTTTCGTATATGTACATTCGCAACATGTAACATTAttaggtatatatttattttgatttttcttttcgttttgtcttctttactttttctttatttttctgttctttttttttcttccctttttttttatcgttgtcCTCGCATTACAATTGGGTAAAATCTGATTTAAAATGCATAATTCGAGAAAAAGTATAGTAATAACGAGAGATAATTACCACTTGTTTGTACTACTCTGCTATGTATTACTAGTAAAATTTGCAAAAAGAAATGCAAACAGGTAATTAAAAAGGATTCGTTGTTACAGAAAATGTTCATGTTGTCGACAGCACAAAGCATCTCTACTAAACACACTACTATATtaacttttcctttcgttactctctgtatacgtaaatacatacgtacatatatacatacatatatacatacacgcaggtacttatgtatacatttaaaatatactcGAAAAAGTCGCTAATGGAAATACGCCAAGAGT carries:
- the LOC127067099 gene encoding uncharacterized protein LOC127067099 produces the protein MIIKYFDYVESITTNVELESTTDDNVEVGPVPVTEQIMQHNISIVDIPDVDDVTPSPEPNWDAKEVIKDVAYFIRAHKFQDYDRRYYKSIEEVRSRLYEEFPNPTLRSVHWEVRKHCQASFVECLKYLGRIIKLTGLRREDDTVTVMKEQKWNLANNTEQILNVQRDCVEAQRQDNLTMRPFQGPIERFQWRTSVSYYMCWYTMMGVHELANFGESCDNFANCLDEYGPSNKDPRADDAKPFACALYSFCPDHCCPMKHIWHMRDCFQSKQNPCYAVNFPGRRECWLDREKNRDFFSLKTNQINVSCECPETGYEWSSRFGLCVDVNECTRGIHNCTYEDGESCINLPGHFDCICRYGYVYSLNKGHCVLSMTIKNALRVETIEPTVTKRSLLDRIVDVIEYDRVTLIFTTLKKYNESS